One Streptococcus gallolyticus subsp. gallolyticus DSM 16831 DNA window includes the following coding sequences:
- the deoD gene encoding purine-nucleoside phosphorylase has translation MSIHIEAKQGEIADKILLPGDPLRAKFIAENFLEDAVCFNNVRGMLGFTGTYKGERVSVMGTGMGMPSISIYATELIQSYGVKKLICVGTAGSLNKDVHVRELVLAQAAATTSSMIKNEWPQYDFPQIADFTLLDKAYHIAQDLGMTTHVGSVLSVDAFYSDFAENNVKLGQLGVKAVEMEAAALYYLAAKHGVQALGIMTISDSLVADEDTTAQERQTTFTDMMKVGLETLIAD, from the coding sequence ATGTCAATCCATATCGAAGCCAAACAAGGCGAAATCGCAGATAAAATTTTACTTCCAGGAGACCCACTCCGTGCTAAATTTATCGCAGAAAACTTTTTAGAAGATGCCGTATGTTTTAACAATGTCCGTGGTATGCTTGGTTTTACAGGAACTTATAAAGGCGAACGTGTCAGCGTTATGGGAACTGGTATGGGAATGCCATCAATCTCTATCTACGCGACTGAATTAATCCAATCTTACGGCGTTAAAAAATTAATCTGTGTCGGAACAGCTGGCTCACTTAATAAAGATGTTCACGTTCGCGAACTTGTTTTGGCACAAGCAGCAGCAACAACATCAAGCATGATAAAAAATGAATGGCCACAGTATGATTTTCCACAAATTGCTGATTTCACCTTGCTTGACAAAGCCTACCATATTGCGCAAGACCTTGGAATGACAACTCACGTTGGCAGCGTGTTATCTGTTGACGCTTTTTATTCAGATTTTGCTGAAAATAATGTCAAACTCGGGCAACTTGGTGTGAAAGCTGTTGAGATGGAAGCCGCTGCACTTTACTATCTCGCAGCAAAACACGGCGTTCAAGCACTCGGTATCATGACGATTTCTGATAGCCTTGTTGCTGACGAAGACACAACCGCTCAAGAACGCCAAACAACTTTCACAGACATGATGAAAGTCGGTCTTGAAACTCTTATTGCAGATTAA
- the cps4B gene encoding capsular polysaccharide biosynthesis protein Cps4B produces the protein MIDIHSHIVFDVDDGPTTIEESLALVGESYRQGVRTIVSTSHRRKGMFETPEDKIFANFSQVKEAAEAKYEGLEILYGGELYYSSDILERLEHHQVPRMNDTRFALIEFSMTTPWKEIHTALSNVIMLGITPVVAHIERYNALEFNEERVKELINMGCYTQINSSHVLKPKLFGDKYRQFKKRARYFLEKNLVHCVASDMHNLGPRPPFMDEAREIVTRDFGPNRAYALFEGNPQTLLENKDL, from the coding sequence ATGATTGATATTCATTCGCATATTGTTTTTGATGTAGATGACGGACCAACTACTATTGAAGAGAGCTTAGCTTTGGTTGGGGAAAGTTATCGTCAGGGTGTGCGTACGATTGTCTCAACGTCACATCGTCGCAAAGGAATGTTTGAAACACCAGAAGATAAGATTTTTGCTAATTTTAGTCAAGTCAAAGAAGCTGCTGAAGCCAAATATGAAGGCTTAGAAATCTTATATGGTGGCGAACTCTACTATAGTAGCGATATTCTGGAAAGACTGGAACATCATCAAGTTCCAAGAATGAACGATACACGTTTTGCATTGATTGAGTTTAGTATGACAACACCATGGAAGGAGATTCATACAGCACTTAGCAATGTGATTATGCTTGGAATCACACCAGTTGTTGCTCATATCGAACGCTATAATGCGCTTGAATTTAATGAAGAACGTGTTAAGGAATTGATTAACATGGGGTGTTACACGCAAATTAATAGCTCACATGTTCTCAAACCAAAATTATTTGGCGATAAATACCGTCAGTTCAAAAAACGAGCACGTTATTTCTTGGAAAAAAATCTTGTTCATTGTGTCGCAAGCGATATGCATAACCTTGGACCAAGACCGCCATTTATGGACGAAGCTAGGGAAATCGTTACAAGAGATTTTGGACCAAATAGGGCATATGCTCTTTTCGAGGGAAATCCTCAAACCTTATTAGAAAATAAAGATTTATAG
- a CDS encoding type 1 glutamine amidotransferase, whose product MRIHFIVHEAFEAPGAYYDWAIKRGHDVTITKLYQGEKLPKDSSGIDLLIVMGGPQSPRTTVVECPHFDAQAEISLIKEAISQDKRVLGICLGAQLLGEAYGASVERSPEKEIGNYPITLTEAGLANCNLSHIGTSTTVGHWHGDMPGLTPQAKILAISQGCPRQIVKYSDKHYAFQCHLEFSKPLIEALLAEEVDYDEQVKTHSYLQAANEMLAYDYSEMNHILEQFLDAFTK is encoded by the coding sequence ATGCGAATTCATTTTATTGTTCACGAAGCTTTTGAAGCACCAGGTGCTTACTATGATTGGGCTATTAAACGTGGTCATGATGTGACAATAACAAAACTTTACCAAGGCGAAAAATTGCCAAAAGACAGTTCTGGTATTGACCTACTAATTGTTATGGGTGGACCACAAAGCCCACGAACAACAGTAGTAGAATGTCCTCATTTTGATGCACAAGCTGAAATCTCGCTTATCAAAGAAGCTATTTCACAAGATAAACGAGTTCTTGGTATTTGTTTAGGAGCTCAATTGCTAGGTGAAGCCTACGGAGCATCTGTTGAAAGAAGCCCAGAAAAAGAAATTGGAAATTATCCAATCACATTAACAGAAGCTGGTTTAGCAAATTGTAATCTTTCGCATATTGGAACATCTACAACTGTTGGGCACTGGCATGGCGATATGCCTGGTTTGACACCACAAGCCAAAATTCTTGCAATTAGTCAAGGTTGCCCACGACAAATTGTCAAATACAGTGATAAACACTATGCTTTCCAATGCCATTTAGAGTTTTCAAAACCATTGATTGAAGCACTTTTGGCAGAAGAAGTTGATTATGATGAACAAGTTAAGACACACTCATACCTTCAAGCAGCAAATGAAATGCTAGCTTATGATTATTCAGAAATGAATCATATTTTAGAGCAATTTTTAGATGCTTTCACAAAATAA
- a CDS encoding LysR family transcriptional regulator produces the protein MRIQQLHYIVKIVETGSMNEAAKQLFITQPSLSNAVRDLEREMGIEIFIRNPKGITLTKDGVEFLSYARQILEQTALLEERYKSKNTNRELFSVSSQHYAFVVNAFVSLLEGTDMSRYELFLRETRTYEIIDDVKNFRSEIGVLFLNSYNHDVLTKMFDDNHLTYTSLFRTRPHIFVSKNNPLASKKLVTMEDLEEFPYLSYDQGIHNSFYFSEEIFSQIPHKKSIVVSDRATLFNLLIGLDGYTIATGILNSNLNGDNIVSIPLDVEDMIDIVYIRHEKANLSKMGERFIEYLLEEVKFDN, from the coding sequence ATGAGAATACAACAATTACACTATATCGTTAAAATAGTAGAAACAGGGAGCATGAACGAGGCTGCTAAGCAGCTTTTTATCACTCAACCAAGCCTTTCAAATGCTGTACGAGATTTGGAGCGTGAAATGGGGATTGAAATTTTTATTCGTAACCCAAAAGGCATTACCTTGACTAAGGATGGCGTTGAGTTTCTTTCTTATGCTCGCCAAATTTTAGAACAAACAGCTCTTTTAGAGGAACGTTATAAGAGCAAAAATACAAACCGAGAACTGTTTAGCGTATCTTCACAGCACTATGCTTTCGTTGTCAATGCTTTTGTTTCGCTTTTGGAAGGAACAGATATGTCACGTTATGAGCTCTTCCTTCGTGAAACACGAACGTATGAAATCATTGATGATGTTAAGAATTTTCGTTCAGAAATTGGCGTTTTATTTTTGAATAGTTATAACCACGATGTTTTGACCAAAATGTTCGATGATAATCATCTAACCTATACGAGTCTTTTTAGAACGCGTCCGCATATCTTTGTCAGCAAAAACAATCCTCTTGCAAGCAAAAAACTGGTAACGATGGAAGATTTGGAAGAATTTCCTTACCTTAGCTACGATCAAGGGATTCATAATTCCTTCTACTTCTCTGAAGAAATTTTTTCACAAATTCCCCATAAGAAATCGATTGTCGTTAGTGACCGCGCGACACTTTTCAATCTCTTGATTGGACTCGACGGTTATACAATCGCTACAGGTATTTTAAATAGCAATCTAAATGGTGATAATATTGTTTCTATTCCACTTGATGTTGAAGATATGATTGACATTGTCTATATTCGCCACGAAAAAGCTAACCTTTCAAAAATGGGCGAACGATTTATTGAATATCTCCTTGAAGAAGTTAAATTTGATAACTAA
- a CDS encoding Wzz/FepE/Etk N-terminal domain-containing protein, with protein MNSNDNASIEIDVLYLLRKLWSRKFFIIFIALAVGIVALLGSIFFIKPKYTSTTRIYVVSRSSDSSLTNQDLQAGSYLVNDYKEVITSNEVLSSVIDQENLSLSTSELSNMISVSIPTDTRVISISVEDTDAQEASDIANTIREVAAEKIKSVTKVDDVTTLEAAEVASKPSSPNIKRNAALGALVGGFLAIVGILVLEVLDDRVRRPEDVEEVLGMTLLGVVPDIDKL; from the coding sequence ATGAATTCAAATGATAATGCAAGTATCGAGATTGATGTGCTCTATTTGCTAAGAAAACTTTGGAGTAGAAAATTTTTCATTATTTTCATTGCTCTAGCTGTTGGGATAGTAGCTTTACTTGGTAGTATCTTTTTTATCAAACCTAAGTACACATCAACAACTCGTATTTATGTTGTGAGTCGAAGTAGTGACAGCAGTTTGACCAATCAGGATTTGCAAGCAGGTTCTTACCTTGTTAATGACTATAAAGAAGTCATTACGTCAAATGAAGTTTTGTCATCTGTTATTGATCAAGAAAACCTGTCACTTTCTACAAGTGAATTGTCAAATATGATTTCTGTAAGTATTCCAACAGATACACGTGTTATTTCAATCTCTGTTGAAGATACAGATGCGCAAGAAGCTTCTGATATTGCTAACACTATCCGTGAAGTTGCTGCAGAAAAAATCAAATCTGTAACCAAGGTAGATGATGTGACAACTTTGGAAGCTGCCGAAGTCGCTAGCAAACCATCATCACCAAATATTAAACGCAATGCTGCTTTAGGTGCACTTGTTGGTGGTTTCTTGGCTATTGTTGGTATTCTTGTGCTTGAAGTACTTGATGACCGTGTTCGTCGTCCAGAAGACGTCGAAGAAGTGCTTGGTATGACACTTTTAGGAGTTGTACCAGATATTGATAAATTATAA
- a CDS encoding chloride channel protein, with protein MLSQNKRFNSKTYCLRFSATLLLTSLVAGVGGILLHDLLELVEWTIFGHGESTGAQPVTNLQFIIILLAGIISAFIWFVLQDKNRQIISIKSQLKATDDSKRPILWIHLIHIFLQVASVGAGSPIGKEGAPRELGALGAGRISDRMTLTLKDRRLAIVCGASAGLAAVYQVPIASIFFAFETLGLGLSFLNLISVSGTAILASLIAGTVISDTPLYHSGQVVLDAKTCGLTILLAILITPLAQLFRYLTQKAQASKVTTKSILWKLPLTFLLLASCSLYFPEILGNGGALAQAVFDGMGVWYALACVVIKAVLVLLTLKNGAYGGTLTPSFSIGAVLGFLVAVLCQLVVPELSLTSAMLIGSSIFLAITMNAPLTAVGLVVSFTGQSLKALPILLLAVIVAFATKTIIEHIERKYYVNPYRSQTRRNRR; from the coding sequence ATGCTTTCACAAAATAAAAGATTTAACTCTAAAACTTACTGCTTACGCTTTAGTGCTACCCTCCTTTTGACTAGTCTAGTAGCAGGAGTAGGCGGTATTTTACTTCATGACTTATTAGAATTGGTTGAATGGACGATTTTTGGTCATGGGGAAAGTACAGGCGCGCAACCTGTCACAAACCTACAATTTATTATCATCTTATTAGCTGGTATTATTTCAGCGTTTATTTGGTTTGTTTTACAAGATAAAAATCGTCAAATCATTTCAATCAAATCACAGCTAAAAGCTACTGATGACAGCAAACGTCCGATACTTTGGATACACTTGATACATATTTTTCTTCAAGTGGCTTCAGTCGGAGCTGGTTCACCTATTGGTAAAGAAGGTGCGCCACGAGAACTGGGAGCTTTAGGGGCAGGTCGTATTTCTGACCGAATGACATTGACCTTAAAAGACCGAAGGCTTGCTATTGTTTGTGGGGCATCAGCAGGGTTGGCAGCTGTTTATCAAGTACCGATTGCCAGTATCTTTTTTGCTTTTGAAACACTTGGATTAGGGCTGTCATTTTTGAACCTTATTTCAGTTTCAGGCACCGCGATTCTAGCTAGTCTTATTGCGGGAACGGTTATTTCAGATACACCACTTTATCATTCAGGGCAAGTCGTGCTCGATGCTAAAACATGTGGTCTTACAATCCTTCTAGCCATCCTTATCACCCCCTTAGCGCAGCTATTTCGCTACCTCACCCAAAAGGCTCAAGCCAGCAAAGTGACAACTAAAAGCATTTTGTGGAAACTTCCCTTAACTTTTTTGCTTCTCGCAAGCTGTTCTCTTTATTTTCCAGAGATTTTGGGAAATGGCGGAGCTTTGGCACAAGCTGTTTTTGATGGGATGGGTGTGTGGTATGCTTTAGCTTGTGTGGTTATTAAAGCCGTACTTGTTTTGCTGACGCTGAAAAATGGTGCCTACGGAGGCACTCTGACACCGTCATTTTCAATAGGCGCTGTCCTAGGATTCTTGGTAGCAGTGCTGTGTCAATTGGTAGTCCCAGAATTATCACTAACTTCAGCTATGTTAATTGGCTCAAGTATCTTTTTAGCCATTACCATGAACGCTCCGTTAACAGCTGTTGGTTTGGTTGTGTCGTTTACGGGACAATCTCTCAAAGCTCTTCCAATTTTGCTTCTTGCAGTCATCGTAGCCTTTGCTACAAAAACTATTATTGAACACATTGAAAGGAAATATTATGTCAATCCATATCGAAGCCAAACAAGGCGAAATCGCAGATAA
- a CDS encoding tyrosine-protein kinase — protein MPQLELVRAKAQMVKSMEEYYNSIRTNIQFSGRDLKVITLTSAQPGEGKSTTSVNLAISFARAGFRTLLIDADTRNSVMSGTFKSNERYQGLTSFLSGNAELSDVICDTSIDNLMIIPAGQVPPNPTSLIQNDNFKAMIETVRGLYDYVIIDTPPLGLVIDAAILAHHSDASLLVTKAGEDRRRTVTKLKEQLEQSGSVFLGVILNKYDIHLDKYGSYGSYGGYGSYGNYGKSEEKTKIGRGKRKK, from the coding sequence ATGCCACAATTAGAATTAGTGAGAGCTAAAGCTCAAATGGTTAAATCTATGGAGGAATATTACAATTCTATCCGTACCAATATTCAATTTAGTGGACGTGATTTAAAAGTAATTACGTTAACTTCGGCTCAACCTGGCGAAGGAAAATCAACAACGTCTGTTAACCTTGCAATTTCTTTTGCGCGTGCAGGTTTCCGTACACTTTTGATTGATGCGGATACACGTAATTCAGTCATGTCAGGAACGTTTAAATCTAATGAACGTTATCAGGGGTTGACAAGTTTCTTGTCTGGAAATGCAGAGTTGTCAGATGTTATTTGTGACACAAGTATTGATAATTTGATGATTATTCCTGCTGGGCAAGTCCCACCAAATCCAACATCATTGATTCAAAATGATAACTTCAAAGCGATGATTGAAACTGTTCGTGGACTTTACGACTATGTTATCATTGATACACCACCGCTTGGTTTGGTTATTGATGCTGCTATCCTAGCACACCATTCAGATGCTAGCTTGCTTGTGACAAAAGCAGGAGAAGATAGACGTCGTACAGTTACAAAACTAAAGGAACAATTGGAACAGAGTGGTTCAGTTTTCCTTGGCGTTATTTTGAATAAATATGATATTCACTTAGATAAGTATGGTTCATATGGTAGTTACGGTGGGTATGGTAGCTATGGCAATTACGGAAAAAGTGAAGAAAAAACAAAAATTGGTAGAGGTAAACGAAAAAAATAG
- a CDS encoding sugar transferase → MYSEDSKKKVYYLLSDIIALVVSYLILAQFYPYHLFDSKFFAVVFGILIVIVGVLSDEYSSITNRGYLKELKASVIYGMKVLVLFTFVLILGKIRFIHDISQMSYFFLGQIFILVSLFVFIGRILVKNLFKSHATDIKQVLFVTDFTNGKEVIKELNNSNYHIAAYISRRDNPDISQPILKSTKEIRDFVANHQVDEIFVAKNHQDDFIEFAHCLKLLGIPTTVAVGNYSDFYVGNSVLKKVGDTTFITTAFNIVKFRQIALKRLMDIAMALVGLVITGIVAIIIAPIVKKQSPGPLIFKQKRVGKNGKVFEIYKFRSMYTDAEERKKELLAQNDLDTDLMFKMEDDPRIFPFGHKLRDWSLDELPQFINVLKGEMSVVGTRPPTLDEYHHYELHHFKRLTTKPGITGLWQVSGRSDITDFEEVVALDMKYIQNWSISEDIKIIAKTFGVVLKREGSR, encoded by the coding sequence ATGTATAGCGAAGATTCGAAAAAGAAAGTTTATTACCTTTTGTCGGATATTATAGCTTTAGTGGTAAGTTACCTCATCTTAGCACAATTTTATCCTTATCATCTTTTTGATAGTAAATTCTTTGCAGTTGTTTTTGGGATTTTAATTGTGATTGTTGGTGTTTTGAGCGATGAATACTCTTCAATTACAAATCGTGGTTATTTAAAAGAATTAAAAGCATCTGTGATTTATGGTATGAAAGTTTTAGTTTTATTTACTTTTGTACTGATACTTGGAAAAATTCGTTTTATCCATGACATTTCACAGATGTCTTATTTCTTCTTGGGGCAAATTTTTATTTTAGTAAGCCTTTTTGTCTTCATTGGACGTATTTTAGTTAAGAATCTTTTCAAAAGTCATGCAACGGATATTAAACAGGTATTGTTTGTCACGGATTTTACGAATGGTAAGGAAGTCATTAAAGAACTTAATAATTCCAATTACCATATCGCTGCTTATATCAGTCGTCGTGATAATCCTGACATTTCACAGCCTATCTTAAAAAGTACTAAAGAAATTAGGGATTTTGTGGCAAATCACCAAGTTGACGAGATATTTGTTGCCAAAAATCACCAAGATGATTTTATAGAATTTGCTCATTGCTTAAAATTGTTAGGAATTCCAACGACAGTAGCTGTTGGGAATTATTCGGACTTCTATGTTGGAAATAGTGTTCTAAAAAAAGTAGGTGATACGACCTTCATAACGACAGCATTCAATATTGTAAAATTCCGTCAGATTGCTTTAAAACGTCTTATGGATATTGCAATGGCTTTAGTTGGATTAGTGATTACTGGGATTGTAGCTATTATTATTGCACCAATAGTCAAGAAACAATCACCAGGACCTCTAATCTTCAAACAAAAACGTGTTGGTAAAAACGGTAAAGTTTTTGAAATTTACAAATTTAGAAGCATGTACACCGATGCCGAAGAACGCAAAAAAGAATTACTAGCGCAAAATGATTTGGATACTGACTTAATGTTTAAGATGGAAGATGACCCTCGTATCTTCCCATTTGGACATAAGTTACGTGATTGGTCACTTGATGAATTACCACAATTTATCAATGTCCTAAAAGGTGAAATGTCTGTTGTGGGCACGCGTCCACCAACGCTTGATGAGTATCATCACTATGAGTTACATCATTTCAAACGCTTAACAACCAAACCAGGAATCACTGGCTTATGGCAAGTTAGCGGTCGTAGTGACATTACCGACTTTGAAGAAGTCGTGGCACTTGATATGAAGTATATCCAAAACTGGAGCATCAGTGAAGATATTAAAATTATTGCCAAAACATTTGGAGTCGTACTAAAAAGAGAGGGAAGTAGGTAG
- a CDS encoding LytR family transcriptional regulator, with protein MQEIYETIDILLDVYAYNHAWKIAEQHSDFPAQSRYLLEMLKERRELNVDFAFSHPAENQVILANYGVSLITNAYEEEQLANYIMDLEAKVKNGNIIDFVRSVSPILYRLFQRLAKREIPNLENYIHDAKNDQYDTWLFTKMKQSDYAIFHRYLEIRRDGKVTSKALAELLQYGQLPQETKQLISELRNFEKSVRNPLAHLIKPFDEEELHRTTNFSSQAFLDKIIALATYAGVKYNKEKFYFDQVNDIIKSELKRNG; from the coding sequence ATGCAAGAAATATATGAAACAATAGACATCCTTTTGGATGTCTATGCTTATAATCACGCTTGGAAAATAGCAGAGCAGCACAGCGATTTTCCAGCGCAAAGCCGTTATCTTTTAGAAATGTTAAAAGAGCGTAGGGAACTTAACGTTGACTTTGCTTTTTCACATCCAGCAGAAAATCAAGTAATTTTAGCCAATTATGGCGTTTCACTCATTACCAATGCGTATGAGGAAGAACAATTAGCAAATTATATTATGGATTTGGAAGCTAAGGTGAAAAATGGCAATATCATTGATTTTGTCCGCTCTGTTAGTCCAATTCTATATAGGCTCTTTCAACGTCTTGCCAAACGCGAAATTCCAAATTTGGAAAACTATATCCACGATGCTAAAAACGACCAGTATGATACTTGGCTGTTTACAAAAATGAAGCAGAGCGACTATGCTATTTTTCATAGATATCTTGAGATTCGTCGTGATGGCAAAGTGACTTCAAAAGCTTTGGCAGAACTCTTACAGTACGGACAACTTCCTCAGGAAACTAAACAGTTAATCAGCGAACTTCGTAATTTTGAAAAATCCGTTCGGAATCCCCTAGCCCACCTCATCAAGCCTTTTGACGAAGAAGAACTACACCGAACAACAAATTTCTCATCCCAAGCCTTTCTAGATAAAATCATTGCCCTTGCTACCTATGCAGGTGTCAAATATAACAAAGAAAAATTCTATTTCGACCAAGTTAATGACATTATCAAAAGTGAGTTGAAGAGAAATGGATAG
- a CDS encoding purine-nucleoside phosphorylase, translating to MTTIIEKIEEARQFLVSQSCDAPEFGLILGSGLGELAEEIENAVVIPYEKIPNWGKSTVAGHAGQLVYGDLGGHKVIALQGRFHFYEGNPMELVTFPVRVMKALGCKGLIVTNAAGGIGFGPGTLMAISDHINMTGQNPLIGANLDDFGPRFPDMSDAYTAEYRDTAHKVAEKIGIKLDEGIYLGVSGPCYETPAEIRAFQTLGADAVGMSTVPEVIVAAHSGLKVLGISAITNHAAGFQSSLNHEEVVAVTQQIKEDFKTLVKAVLAEL from the coding sequence ATGACAACAATTATTGAAAAAATTGAAGAAGCTCGTCAGTTCCTGGTATCACAAAGTTGTGACGCTCCTGAATTTGGCTTGATTTTAGGGTCAGGTCTTGGCGAACTTGCCGAAGAAATTGAAAATGCTGTTGTAATTCCCTATGAAAAAATTCCTAATTGGGGAAAATCAACAGTAGCAGGACACGCTGGACAATTGGTTTATGGTGACCTTGGTGGACACAAAGTCATTGCTCTTCAAGGACGTTTTCATTTTTACGAAGGAAATCCAATGGAATTAGTGACTTTCCCAGTTCGTGTCATGAAAGCTCTTGGTTGTAAAGGACTTATTGTGACAAATGCAGCTGGCGGAATTGGCTTTGGTCCAGGAACATTAATGGCAATTTCAGACCATATTAATATGACAGGGCAAAACCCATTGATTGGTGCGAATCTTGATGACTTTGGACCACGTTTCCCAGATATGTCAGATGCTTATACGGCTGAGTATCGTGATACTGCTCACAAAGTCGCTGAAAAAATCGGTATCAAACTTGATGAAGGTATTTATCTTGGGGTTTCTGGACCATGTTACGAAACACCTGCCGAAATTCGTGCCTTCCAAACTCTTGGAGCTGATGCGGTTGGTATGTCAACAGTTCCAGAAGTCATCGTTGCTGCTCATTCAGGTTTGAAAGTTTTAGGAATTTCAGCCATCACAAACCATGCCGCAGGTTTCCAAAGTTCACTTAATCATGAAGAAGTTGTTGCTGTTACACAACAAATCAAAGAGGACTTCAAAACCCTAGTTAAGGCTGTTTTGGCAGAATTGTAA
- a CDS encoding LCP family protein: MPTHSRHRRHHKSSRSYSRFDTKTIVNSVLLVLFALLAGIATYLMYANNILAFRHLNIIYTVLLVAVFLISLVLIIRKKGKIVVTVLLVIFSIVAAISLFAFKSLVDVANDMNKSASYSEIEMSVVVPADSSISDVTELSSVQAPTNADGSNIDALISQIKSDKGVDLATETVDSYQAAYENLINGSSQAMVLNSAYSSLLELSYDDYESNLKTIYTYKIKKSASSEAKSSDANVFNIYISGIDTYGSISTVSRSDVNIILTVNMNTHKILMTTTPRDSYVQIPDGGADQYDKLTHAGIYGVETSEKTLENLYGIDIDYYARINFTSFVSLIDAIGGVTVYNDQAFTSLHGNYNFEVGNVNLSSGEEALGFVRERYSLTNGDYDRGNNQLKVIQAIINKLTSFSSISNYSTIISTLQDSVQTDMSLDTMMSLANAQLDSGKKFTITSQEVTGTGSTGELTSYAMPTASLYMIQLDDASVASASQAIKDVMEGN, from the coding sequence ATGCCCACACATTCACGTCATAGAAGACATCATAAGAGTTCACGTTCATATTCTCGTTTTGATACGAAGACGATAGTAAATAGTGTTTTATTAGTGTTGTTTGCTTTGTTAGCGGGAATCGCAACTTATCTCATGTATGCCAATAATATTCTAGCTTTTCGTCATCTGAATATTATCTACACCGTTTTACTAGTTGCTGTATTCCTTATATCTTTGGTTTTGATAATTCGGAAAAAAGGGAAAATTGTTGTGACGGTTCTCTTGGTTATTTTTTCAATTGTCGCAGCTATTTCACTTTTTGCTTTTAAATCATTGGTTGATGTGGCTAATGATATGAATAAATCAGCCTCATATTCAGAAATTGAGATGAGTGTTGTGGTGCCAGCAGATAGCTCGATTTCAGATGTGACAGAATTATCAAGCGTTCAAGCACCGACTAATGCTGACGGTAGCAACATTGATGCGTTAATCTCACAAATCAAATCTGATAAAGGTGTTGATTTAGCGACAGAAACAGTAGATTCTTATCAAGCCGCTTATGAAAATTTGATTAATGGTTCAAGTCAAGCAATGGTTTTGAACAGTGCTTATTCAAGCTTGCTTGAGCTATCATATGATGATTACGAATCAAACTTGAAAACAATTTATACTTATAAAATTAAGAAGAGTGCTTCAAGCGAAGCAAAATCATCTGATGCTAATGTCTTTAACATTTATATTAGTGGTATTGATACCTACGGTTCTATTTCAACCGTTTCACGTTCAGATGTTAATATCATCTTGACAGTTAATATGAATACACATAAGATTTTGATGACAACAACACCACGTGACTCATATGTTCAAATTCCAGACGGCGGTGCAGATCAATACGATAAACTGACACACGCTGGTATCTATGGTGTTGAAACATCTGAAAAGACACTAGAAAATCTTTACGGTATTGATATTGATTATTACGCTCGTATCAACTTTACATCATTTGTGAGTCTTATTGATGCTATTGGTGGTGTAACAGTTTATAATGATCAGGCATTTACAAGTCTCCATGGTAATTATAATTTTGAAGTTGGTAATGTTAATTTGAGTTCAGGAGAAGAAGCTTTAGGCTTTGTTCGTGAACGTTACAGTCTTACAAATGGTGACTATGACCGTGGAAATAATCAACTTAAGGTTATTCAAGCAATCATTAATAAATTAACATCATTTAGTTCAATTTCAAATTACTCAACAATTATTTCTACCTTGCAGGATTCTGTTCAAACGGATATGTCATTAGATACAATGATGAGCCTTGCTAATGCTCAGCTTGATTCAGGTAAGAAATTTACAATTACATCACAAGAAGTAACTGGTACAGGTTCAACAGGAGAATTGACTTCTTATGCCATGCCAACTGCAAGTCTTTATATGATTCAGTTGGATGATGCTAGTGTAGCAAGTGCATCACAAGCCATTAAAGATGTTATGGAAGGTAATTAG